The following proteins come from a genomic window of Desmospora profundinema:
- the mutS gene encoding DNA mismatch repair protein MutS — MAKYTPMIQQYLSIKAEVPDAFLFFRLGDFYEMFFEDAERAAKELEITLTSREGGEERIPMCGVPFHSAEVYIARLIEKGHKVAICEQVEDPATAKGVVKREVVRVVTPGTVMEEKMLTERENNFLAAFIRRQDYWALAAADLSTGEFYVTESSGGSDTVIDELAAFQPKEVLVREGEEHPSPHGLRQRLGTLVTSVPGGDILGRERLSQALSDQFPGHEKVWSSPYILEAAGLLLIYLRQTQKRFLTHLNRIERYDARQYMVLDPAARQTLELTASLKDGKRKGSLLWLLDRTATAMGSRLLKKWMDKPLLDPAEIGKRQDAVAALLENPILLEEVRDRLKEVYDLERLSARIAYGSANGRDLQALRRSLEALPSLQSLLTDADHSLARLAKEMDLCNDVKELVERSVAEDPPVSVKEGNLMKEGFDEELDSLRRIQREGRQWIARLQQQEREATGIKSLKVGFNKVFGYYIEVTKANLRHLPEGRYQRKQTLTNAERFVTAELKEKERAILQAEERSMELEYQLFTRVREMIAVEIPRIQRLADQVARLDVLHAFAVISERHHYIRPSVGEQPGLFIEGGRHPVVEAAMDEGGFVANDTAIGRDHGQILLITGPNMAGKSTYMRQVALITLLAQIGCFVPASRAEIGIVDRIFTRIGAADDLVGGRSTFMVEMDETRLALTQATPRSLILLDEVGRGTSTYDGMALAQAIVEYLHERVGAQTLFSTHYHELTRLAEEYPGVVNLHARCVEKDGEVAFLHRMEAGGADKSYGIHVAQLAGMPIGVIQRARVILESLEARSQTAAAQQLDLFQYTAPPEAGGLTPEEEEVLCRLKEWDLLNRTPMESVQLLHELKRTLQSKATTGGE; from the coding sequence GTGGCCAAGTATACTCCGATGATACAGCAGTATCTATCGATCAAGGCAGAAGTTCCCGATGCCTTTTTATTTTTTCGTCTGGGCGATTTTTATGAAATGTTTTTTGAAGATGCGGAACGGGCGGCCAAGGAACTGGAAATCACCCTGACAAGCAGAGAAGGGGGAGAGGAGCGGATCCCGATGTGCGGGGTCCCCTTTCATTCCGCTGAGGTTTACATCGCCCGGTTGATCGAAAAGGGACATAAAGTGGCGATTTGTGAACAAGTGGAGGATCCCGCCACCGCAAAAGGCGTCGTCAAGCGCGAAGTGGTGCGGGTAGTCACTCCCGGTACGGTGATGGAAGAAAAAATGCTGACCGAACGGGAGAACAATTTCCTGGCCGCCTTTATCCGCCGGCAAGATTACTGGGCGCTGGCGGCTGCCGATCTATCCACCGGGGAGTTTTATGTGACGGAATCATCCGGGGGTTCCGACACCGTTATCGATGAGCTGGCTGCATTTCAACCTAAGGAAGTGTTGGTGCGCGAAGGAGAGGAACATCCGTCTCCCCACGGGTTAAGGCAACGTCTTGGCACGTTGGTTACATCGGTGCCGGGCGGAGATATTCTCGGCCGGGAAAGGTTGTCACAGGCATTGTCGGATCAGTTTCCCGGCCATGAAAAAGTTTGGTCTTCCCCTTACATACTAGAGGCAGCCGGACTGTTGCTCATCTATTTGCGTCAGACTCAAAAGCGGTTTCTCACTCATCTCAATCGGATTGAACGATACGATGCACGCCAGTATATGGTGTTGGATCCGGCTGCGCGCCAAACGTTGGAGTTGACCGCCTCCTTAAAAGATGGAAAGCGAAAAGGGTCCTTGTTGTGGTTGTTGGATCGTACGGCGACAGCCATGGGCAGCCGTTTGCTCAAGAAATGGATGGACAAGCCTTTGCTTGATCCCGCCGAGATTGGAAAACGGCAAGATGCGGTGGCTGCATTGTTGGAGAATCCTATTTTGCTGGAAGAAGTGCGGGACCGGTTGAAAGAGGTATACGATTTGGAGCGCCTCTCCGCCCGCATCGCTTATGGATCCGCCAATGGCCGGGATTTGCAGGCATTGCGGCGGTCACTGGAAGCCTTGCCTTCCCTTCAGTCCTTGTTGACGGATGCGGACCATTCTCTCGCCCGGTTGGCAAAAGAGATGGACCTGTGCAACGATGTCAAGGAATTGGTGGAACGGTCGGTGGCGGAGGATCCGCCGGTGTCGGTGAAAGAAGGCAATCTGATGAAGGAGGGTTTCGACGAGGAGCTGGATTCCCTGAGGAGAATCCAGCGGGAAGGGCGCCAGTGGATCGCCCGCTTACAACAGCAGGAGCGGGAAGCGACGGGAATTAAGTCGCTTAAAGTGGGCTTCAACAAGGTGTTTGGTTACTACATTGAAGTGACCAAAGCCAATCTGCGCCACCTGCCCGAAGGACGATATCAGCGCAAACAGACGCTGACGAACGCGGAGCGGTTTGTCACCGCCGAGTTGAAAGAGAAAGAGCGGGCCATCCTGCAGGCAGAGGAGCGTTCGATGGAGCTGGAATACCAGCTGTTTACCCGGGTTCGGGAGATGATTGCGGTTGAAATCCCGCGTATTCAGCGCCTGGCGGATCAAGTGGCCCGGTTGGATGTCCTCCACGCTTTCGCTGTGATCTCCGAGCGTCATCACTATATCCGTCCTTCTGTCGGGGAACAACCGGGCTTATTCATTGAAGGCGGCCGCCACCCGGTGGTGGAGGCGGCGATGGATGAAGGCGGGTTTGTGGCCAACGATACGGCAATCGGAAGGGACCACGGTCAAATCCTTTTGATTACCGGTCCCAATATGGCCGGCAAAAGCACCTATATGCGACAAGTGGCGCTGATCACTCTGCTGGCTCAGATTGGCTGTTTCGTTCCCGCGAGCAGGGCGGAAATCGGGATTGTGGACCGCATCTTCACCCGGATCGGCGCTGCTGACGATCTAGTGGGGGGGCGGAGCACGTTTATGGTGGAGATGGATGAAACCCGTCTTGCGCTCACTCAAGCCACTCCCCGCAGCCTCATCTTGCTGGATGAAGTGGGGCGGGGCACTTCCACTTATGACGGCATGGCATTGGCTCAAGCGATTGTGGAGTATTTGCACGAACGAGTGGGGGCTCAAACCCTCTTTTCCACCCATTATCACGAACTGACCCGGCTGGCTGAGGAGTATCCCGGTGTGGTGAATCTGCATGCCCGCTGTGTGGAAAAGGACGGAGAAGTGGCGTTTCTGCACCGAATGGAAGCCGGTGGGGCTGATAAGAGTTACGGTATCCACGTTGCTCAGTTGGCCGGCATGCCGATTGGAGTGATTCAGCGGGCACGGGTGATCCTGGAATCGCTGGAAGCTCGATCTCAGACGGCAGCGGCCCAACAACTGGACTTATTCCAGTATACGGCTCCGCCGGAGGCTGGTGGTTTGACCCCGGAAGAGGAAGAGGTGCTGTGCCGTTTAAAGGAGTGGGACCTGTTAAACCGGACGCCGATGGAATCGGTTCAGCTGCTCCACGAGCTGAAGCGGACGTTGCAGTCGAAAGCGACGACGGGAGGGGAATAA
- the mutL gene encoding DNA mismatch repair endonuclease MutL — translation MPVIRILDDGLANQIAAGEVVERPASVVKELVENALDARADRIQVSIREGGIQSIEVSDNGTGMDREDAQLAFERHATSKIRRERDLFSIRSLGFRGEALPSIASVSRLTLTTSRGEAEPATRVRLEGGTRREVEEAVRDRGTSVRVEDLFFNTPARLKYLKTVNTEVSHVADAVGRIALAHPTVSFSLKHNDREIFRTPGDGKLVHVVHALYGKQAAKAMLLFAGEDADFQVEGVAGRPELTRSNRSYLSILINGRYIRSIPLSQAILRGYDTLLPIGRYPIVVMRTEMDPKLVDVNVHPAKLEVRLSKEKELCRLIETTLKNLFRREVLIPAVENPWKQEKPRHREKPVQERLRLDRPAERGRKPTSPVRHEWNYPAGVKETGAAFSEMLAADGDGSSLPREDDSPTWKEKTVKERKSDSAEAAFKKKAEPVENKGDRAPFPDLLPLAQIHGTYLVCQTEDGFYLVDQHAAHERIYYERFFKGLKERGTEPQPLLIPLTVECGPGEAETLSAWIPQLAEWGVEMETFGQGVFMIRSHPRWFPQGREESLIREMVDWLKAGRPLDMARMRDEGAKMMACKAAIKANHHLRREEMTELLQQLADCDIPYTCPHGRPILVHFTTREIEKMFKRVM, via the coding sequence ATGCCGGTGATCCGTATATTGGACGACGGATTGGCCAACCAAATCGCCGCGGGGGAAGTGGTGGAACGACCCGCGTCGGTGGTGAAAGAGCTGGTGGAGAACGCCCTGGATGCTCGTGCCGATCGCATTCAGGTTTCCATCCGTGAAGGAGGCATTCAGTCGATCGAGGTTTCCGATAATGGAACGGGGATGGACCGGGAGGATGCCCAGCTGGCCTTTGAACGACATGCCACTAGCAAGATCCGGCGGGAGCGGGACCTCTTTTCCATTCGTTCCCTGGGCTTCAGAGGGGAGGCGCTTCCCAGTATCGCTTCCGTTTCCCGCCTCACCCTGACCACATCCAGGGGGGAGGCCGAACCGGCAACCCGTGTGCGGCTGGAAGGGGGAACCCGCCGTGAAGTGGAGGAGGCGGTACGGGACCGTGGGACCAGCGTCCGGGTGGAGGACCTCTTTTTCAACACCCCTGCTCGTTTGAAATACCTGAAAACCGTCAACACTGAGGTTAGCCATGTGGCGGATGCGGTAGGCCGAATCGCATTGGCCCATCCGACCGTCTCCTTCTCATTGAAACACAACGACCGTGAAATTTTTCGCACACCGGGCGACGGTAAACTGGTTCATGTTGTTCATGCTTTGTACGGAAAACAGGCGGCCAAGGCGATGCTTCTCTTTGCCGGAGAAGATGCTGACTTTCAAGTGGAGGGGGTGGCGGGTCGGCCTGAATTGACCCGTTCCAACCGCTCCTATCTCTCCATCTTGATTAATGGCCGTTATATCCGCAGCATCCCCTTGTCCCAAGCGATTTTGCGGGGGTATGATACTTTATTGCCTATTGGACGCTATCCGATTGTAGTCATGAGGACTGAGATGGATCCCAAGCTGGTGGATGTCAATGTCCACCCGGCCAAGCTGGAGGTGCGGCTCAGCAAGGAAAAGGAGCTGTGCCGGTTGATCGAGACAACATTGAAAAATCTGTTTCGGCGGGAGGTCTTGATTCCTGCGGTGGAAAATCCGTGGAAGCAGGAGAAGCCGCGTCACCGGGAAAAGCCGGTGCAAGAACGGCTTCGTTTGGATCGGCCTGCCGAAAGGGGGCGGAAGCCTACCTCTCCGGTTCGTCATGAGTGGAATTATCCTGCAGGAGTGAAAGAAACAGGAGCTGCTTTTTCAGAAATGCTAGCCGCCGATGGCGACGGTTCCTCTTTGCCCCGTGAAGATGATTCTCCCACTTGGAAAGAGAAAACTGTGAAAGAAAGAAAAAGCGATTCCGCAGAAGCGGCTTTTAAAAAAAAGGCGGAGCCTGTTGAGAACAAAGGGGATCGGGCACCGTTTCCGGATCTATTACCCTTGGCTCAGATCCACGGGACCTATTTGGTGTGTCAGACAGAGGATGGCTTTTATTTGGTGGACCAACATGCGGCACATGAACGCATTTATTATGAACGCTTTTTCAAAGGATTGAAAGAGAGAGGAACGGAGCCTCAGCCCCTTCTGATTCCCCTCACCGTCGAATGCGGTCCGGGGGAGGCGGAGACGTTATCCGCTTGGATTCCGCAGTTAGCCGAGTGGGGAGTGGAGATGGAGACCTTCGGCCAGGGGGTGTTTATGATTCGCTCCCATCCTCGCTGGTTTCCTCAAGGAAGGGAGGAATCTCTCATCCGAGAAATGGTGGATTGGCTCAAGGCCGGACGTCCTTTGGATATGGCCCGCATGCGGGATGAAGGAGCCAAAATGATGGCGTGCAAAGCGGCGATCAAGGCGAATCATCATCTACGTCGGGAAGAGATGACGGAGCTGTTACAACAGTTGGCTGACTGCGACATCCCCTATACCTGTCCCCATGGCCGCCCGATCCTGGTTCATTTCACTACGCGGGAGATTGAGAAAATGTTTAAACGGGTGATGTGA
- a CDS encoding class I SAM-dependent methyltransferase, whose product MFVTTTRRPRPEDEKGAAGIAELIGAPVHLRENRSLAALFRECDTDAAVVVGPEGARWENANGEVFRFHPNLSALRVKELRHGGGDALVEAAQLKQGDEVLDCTLGLGADAIVAAHVTGPSGRVVGLESQPVVAALVKYGLARYPANSSALSEAMKRVQVEIADYRDYLSVCPDHAFDVVWFDPMFRRTRKRSTGIQPLKILANPSPLDRQSVKEACRVARRRVILKERRGSKEFERLGFRVEKEASHHAFGVIDTGW is encoded by the coding sequence GTGTTTGTGACAACAACCCGCCGTCCGCGCCCGGAAGATGAAAAAGGGGCGGCCGGGATTGCGGAACTGATTGGAGCACCGGTCCATCTTCGGGAGAATCGATCATTGGCGGCGTTGTTTCGGGAGTGTGACACGGACGCTGCGGTGGTGGTCGGACCGGAAGGGGCCCGCTGGGAAAATGCAAACGGTGAGGTGTTTCGCTTCCACCCCAATCTGTCCGCGCTGCGGGTGAAAGAGTTGCGGCACGGAGGGGGGGATGCCCTGGTTGAGGCGGCACAGCTGAAGCAGGGAGATGAAGTGTTGGATTGCACGCTGGGGTTGGGGGCGGACGCGATTGTGGCGGCTCATGTAACAGGGCCTTCCGGTCGGGTGGTGGGGCTGGAGAGCCAGCCGGTGGTGGCTGCCCTGGTAAAATACGGACTGGCCCGGTATCCGGCGAATTCGTCGGCTTTATCGGAGGCGATGAAGCGGGTTCAGGTGGAAATCGCCGATTATCGGGATTATCTGTCCGTTTGTCCGGATCATGCTTTTGATGTGGTCTGGTTTGATCCGATGTTTAGACGGACAAGAAAACGTTCAACAGGAATTCAACCTTTGAAAATTCTGGCCAACCCGTCTCCCCTGGATCGACAGTCCGTAAAAGAGGCTTGTCGGGTGGCCCGGCGGCGGGTCATTCTGAAAGAGCGGCGGGGAAGCAAGGAATTTGAGCGATTGGGATTCCGTGTGGAAAAGGAGGCGTCCCACCATGCCTTTGGCGTCATCGACACCGGTTGGTGA
- the miaA gene encoding tRNA (adenosine(37)-N6)-dimethylallyltransferase MiaA: MPLASSTPVGDGRENLLVIVGPTAVGKTALSLELAREFHGEILSGDSMQVYRRMDIGTAKATPEERRKIPHHLIDLVEPDQPFSVDTFQHLAREAITDIQSRGRLPMMVGGTGLYIQAVTHGYSLPDVKGDPDFRREMEQWADKRGNESLHSRLAEADPEAAQRLHPNDRRRIIRALEIHRETGRPLSEVQQQGKARYRTCWIGLTMPRVVLYDRVNRRVDAMMEQGLLEEVAALREQGVPRDAVSMQALGYKECWMALEGEVSVEEAVEMVKRRTRKFAKRQLSWFRRLKEIHWFDRTQKGQEEEIRRLVAGNFPSYQE, from the coding sequence ATGCCTTTGGCGTCATCGACACCGGTTGGTGACGGCCGGGAAAATCTGTTGGTGATTGTCGGGCCGACGGCTGTGGGAAAAACGGCCCTCAGCCTGGAGCTGGCGCGGGAATTTCACGGGGAAATTCTCTCGGGTGATTCGATGCAAGTTTATCGCCGCATGGATATCGGTACGGCGAAAGCAACCCCGGAAGAACGCCGGAAGATCCCTCATCACCTGATCGATCTGGTGGAACCGGACCAACCCTTTTCCGTGGACACATTTCAGCACCTGGCACGGGAGGCGATCACCGATATTCAGTCGCGGGGGCGCCTGCCGATGATGGTGGGAGGGACCGGTCTGTATATCCAGGCGGTGACTCATGGATATTCCTTGCCGGATGTAAAAGGAGATCCGGATTTCCGCCGGGAGATGGAACAGTGGGCGGATAAACGGGGGAATGAGTCGCTTCACAGCCGTTTGGCCGAGGCGGATCCCGAGGCGGCCCAACGCCTCCATCCCAATGATCGGCGCCGGATTATCCGGGCGTTGGAAATTCATCGAGAGACCGGCCGGCCTTTGTCTGAGGTGCAACAACAAGGGAAAGCCCGTTATCGTACGTGTTGGATCGGTTTGACGATGCCTCGGGTGGTGTTGTACGATCGGGTGAACCGGCGAGTGGATGCCATGATGGAGCAAGGCCTTCTGGAAGAAGTGGCGGCTCTGCGAGAGCAGGGGGTTCCCCGGGATGCCGTCTCCATGCAGGCGCTTGGTTATAAGGAATGTTGGATGGCGCTGGAGGGGGAAGTCAGCGTGGAGGAAGCAGTGGAAATGGTGAAACGGCGAACCAGAAAGTTCGCGAAACGCCAACTTTCCTGGTTTCGACGGTTGAAGGAGATCCATTGGTTTGACCGTACTCAGAAAGGCCAGGAGGAAGAAATTCGTCGTCTGGTAGCAGGAAACTTCCCTTCATACCAAGAATAG
- the hfq gene encoding RNA chaperone Hfq — MKQSINIQDTFLNQIRKESVPVTIYLVNGFQLRGVVRGFDNFTIVIDSDGKQQMVYKHAISTFTPARAVSLMSNDDSNKES; from the coding sequence TTGAAGCAATCAATCAACATCCAAGACACGTTTTTGAACCAGATTCGAAAAGAGTCCGTACCCGTAACGATTTATCTGGTGAATGGCTTCCAATTGCGCGGGGTGGTGCGGGGCTTCGACAATTTTACGATTGTAATCGACAGCGACGGGAAACAGCAGATGGTATACAAGCACGCCATCTCCACGTTTACCCCGGCACGGGCCGTGTCGCTGATGTCCAATGATGACTCCAATAAAGAAAGCTAA
- a CDS encoding AAA family ATPase has protein sequence MATRVITQETRRIQVVLDHAKESAAGSASAVERAEGWMENEHLPLKRCIDELDRLVGLKTIKSFIQEVYAWLTVGRRRVAAGLTSENQVLHMIFEGNPGTGKTTVARIMGRLFHEMGVLSQGHLVEVERADLVGEYIGHTAQKTREHVKRAIGGILFIDEAYALSRGGEKDFGKEAIDTLVKSMEDHKNEFVLILAGYPREMDRFIRSNPGLPSRFPIRLCFPDFSLEELMKIADGMVKEREYRFSGPAREKLRKHLSQMCQFPGDAFGNARHVRNVVEQAIRLQAVRLLKNRYVSRDDLMTLQSDDLVFREWRKGSLH, from the coding sequence ATGGCGACCCGTGTGATCACGCAAGAAACCCGGCGGATCCAAGTGGTGCTGGACCATGCAAAAGAGTCGGCGGCGGGATCTGCGTCTGCCGTGGAGCGAGCGGAAGGGTGGATGGAGAATGAGCATCTTCCACTGAAGCGCTGCATCGATGAATTGGATCGGTTGGTGGGATTAAAAACCATAAAATCATTCATCCAAGAAGTGTACGCGTGGCTGACGGTGGGACGCCGTCGGGTGGCGGCGGGGTTGACGTCGGAAAATCAGGTTCTCCATATGATCTTCGAAGGCAATCCGGGTACGGGAAAAACGACGGTTGCCCGAATCATGGGGCGCTTGTTCCATGAAATGGGAGTGCTCTCTCAAGGGCACTTGGTGGAAGTGGAACGGGCGGACCTGGTGGGGGAATACATCGGTCACACCGCTCAAAAGACAAGAGAGCACGTGAAGCGGGCTATAGGCGGTATTCTATTTATCGACGAGGCTTATGCGTTGTCACGAGGTGGAGAGAAAGACTTCGGCAAGGAAGCGATTGATACCTTGGTGAAGTCGATGGAAGACCATAAAAATGAATTTGTGTTGATCCTGGCCGGATACCCTCGGGAGATGGATCGATTTATCCGATCCAATCCTGGTTTGCCGTCCCGGTTTCCCATCCGCCTTTGCTTTCCTGACTTTTCGTTGGAGGAATTGATGAAGATTGCCGACGGAATGGTGAAGGAACGGGAGTATCGCTTTTCCGGACCCGCCCGCGAAAAACTGCGCAAGCATTTGTCCCAGATGTGCCAGTTTCCCGGTGATGCGTTCGGAAACGCCCGTCATGTACGCAATGTAGTGGAACAAGCGATTCGTCTGCAAGCGGTCCGTTTGTTAAAGAACCGTTATGTCTCCCGGGATGACTTGATGACCCTGCAATCAGACGATCTCGTATTTCGGGAGTGGAGGAAGGGGTCTTTGCATTAA
- the hflX gene encoding GTPase HflX: protein MTIDEQFERAILVGCGTKSGTSSEQLHTSLEELARLADTARAQEVARVVQLRERLDSAWLIGRGKAEELVRMVEEKEADLVLFDQELSPSQLAHLEDLLPCKVLDRTQLILDIFAMRARTKEGVLQVELAQMEYLLPRLTGRGKELSRLGGGIGTRGPGEKKLETDRRHIRRRIRDLKAELDRVRQHRQLHQARRRKMNVVQVALVGYTNAGKSTLLNRLTGADVLTEDRLFATLDPTSRFCRLPSGEDVLLTDTVGFIRHLPHHLVAAFRSTLEQVREADLLLHVVDKSHPEAPEQIRAVEEVLVKLDASHIPVLTVLNKADRSKGELLTADGESIEISAFRDSDLERLKQTVDRLLVQVQVRGSAEIPVSRGELISRLYQLADVTHSEVDGLMMKVNFHLPRRRYEQMSAELKEYMRDVVRLKP, encoded by the coding sequence ATGACGATCGACGAGCAGTTTGAACGCGCGATTTTGGTTGGTTGCGGGACGAAGTCGGGAACGTCATCGGAACAGCTGCATACATCATTGGAGGAACTGGCCCGATTGGCGGATACCGCCCGGGCACAAGAAGTGGCACGGGTGGTCCAGCTTCGGGAACGATTGGATTCCGCCTGGCTGATCGGCCGCGGCAAGGCGGAGGAGCTTGTCCGCATGGTGGAGGAAAAAGAAGCGGACCTCGTTTTGTTTGACCAGGAACTTTCCCCGAGCCAACTGGCCCATTTGGAGGATTTGCTTCCCTGCAAGGTATTGGATCGGACTCAGCTCATCCTGGATATCTTTGCGATGCGGGCCCGAACCAAGGAAGGGGTGCTCCAGGTGGAATTGGCCCAAATGGAATACCTTCTGCCCCGCTTGACCGGTAGGGGAAAAGAGCTTTCCCGATTGGGCGGGGGGATTGGAACCCGTGGTCCCGGAGAAAAGAAGCTGGAAACGGATCGGCGTCATATTCGCCGCCGGATCCGCGACCTGAAGGCGGAACTGGACCGGGTGCGTCAGCATCGACAGCTTCACCAGGCGCGGCGTCGAAAAATGAATGTGGTGCAGGTGGCCTTGGTCGGATATACCAACGCCGGTAAATCCACATTGTTAAACCGGCTGACCGGAGCGGATGTGCTTACGGAAGACCGTTTATTTGCTACCTTGGATCCGACCTCCCGCTTTTGCAGGCTGCCATCCGGAGAGGATGTTCTGCTGACGGATACCGTGGGGTTTATCCGACATCTTCCTCACCATTTGGTGGCGGCGTTCCGTTCCACATTGGAACAGGTTCGGGAAGCGGATCTGCTCTTGCATGTAGTGGACAAGAGTCATCCGGAAGCGCCGGAGCAGATCCGGGCGGTGGAGGAGGTTTTGGTCAAGCTGGATGCTTCGCATATTCCGGTGTTGACGGTATTGAACAAAGCAGATCGGTCCAAGGGAGAACTTTTGACAGCGGACGGGGAGTCCATCGAGATTTCCGCTTTCCGCGACAGCGATCTGGAACGGCTGAAACAGACGGTGGATCGGTTGCTGGTTCAGGTGCAGGTGCGTGGTTCCGCCGAAATTCCGGTTTCTCGGGGAGAGCTGATTTCCCGTCTGTATCAACTGGCGGATGTGACACACTCCGAGGTGGACGGCTTGATGATGAAGGTGAACTTTCATCTTCCGCGGCGCCGGTATGAACAGATGTCTGCGGAACTGAAAGAGTATATGCGTGATGTGGTCCGGCTGAAACCTTAA
- a CDS encoding methionine gamma-lyase family protein: MYQYFQHEQELRHWSERAEARIAPQIQAIGERVDRHQWRLLRAYRDAGVDEGHLAASTGYGYDDRGREALERIVARMFGTEAALFRPHIVSGTHAIAAALFGVLRPGDRLLYLTGEPYDTLQPVIGREADGSGSLADLGISYQAIPLTPAGGIDWTAFAEAAGSDIRCVAIQRSRGYAERASFSVAAIGEMVRRVRERCPDAVIFVDNCYGEFVEDEEPTHVGADLMAGSLIKNPGGGLAKSGGYLAGRRQWVERAAARLVAPGILAEGGATHGYLRDYFQGFFLAPHVVGEALKGAVFTAAVLEEAGFLSTPRWDDPRTDIIQLIRLERPELLVAFCQGIQEASPVDGHVVPEASKMPGYADPVIMAAGTFVQGASIELSADGPLRPPYHAYMQGGLTFSHVKIGVLTALDRMLTHSSLFPRHPNESR; the protein is encoded by the coding sequence ATGTATCAATACTTTCAACATGAACAAGAGCTGCGACACTGGTCAGAGCGGGCGGAGGCACGGATTGCTCCCCAGATTCAAGCGATCGGGGAGCGGGTGGATCGCCATCAGTGGCGGCTGTTGCGTGCTTATCGCGATGCAGGGGTGGATGAAGGGCATCTGGCTGCTTCCACCGGTTACGGTTACGATGATCGGGGCCGGGAGGCGCTGGAAAGGATTGTTGCCCGGATGTTCGGGACGGAAGCGGCTTTGTTTCGCCCTCACATCGTGTCCGGAACCCATGCGATTGCAGCGGCATTGTTCGGAGTGTTGCGCCCCGGCGACCGACTCCTATACCTGACAGGAGAGCCGTATGACACCCTGCAGCCGGTGATCGGGCGTGAAGCCGATGGTAGCGGCTCCCTGGCTGACCTAGGGATTTCGTATCAAGCGATCCCGCTTACTCCGGCGGGCGGAATTGATTGGACGGCTTTTGCGGAAGCGGCTGGTTCGGATATCCGATGTGTCGCGATCCAGCGTTCTCGGGGATACGCGGAACGGGCCTCTTTTTCTGTCGCAGCCATCGGTGAAATGGTGAGGCGGGTCCGGGAACGGTGTCCCGATGCGGTGATCTTTGTTGACAATTGTTACGGCGAGTTTGTGGAAGATGAGGAACCCACCCATGTGGGTGCTGATTTGATGGCCGGCTCCCTAATCAAAAACCCCGGTGGCGGCCTTGCCAAATCCGGGGGATACCTCGCAGGCCGTCGTCAATGGGTGGAACGCGCTGCCGCGCGTCTGGTTGCACCGGGTATTCTGGCGGAGGGCGGAGCCACCCACGGCTATTTGCGTGATTATTTTCAAGGCTTTTTTTTGGCCCCTCATGTGGTGGGAGAAGCGCTCAAGGGAGCGGTATTTACCGCAGCAGTCCTGGAAGAAGCCGGATTTCTCTCCACGCCGCGTTGGGACGATCCCCGTACGGATATCATCCAATTGATCCGTCTGGAGAGACCCGAGCTGCTGGTGGCCTTTTGTCAGGGTATCCAGGAGGCATCTCCGGTGGACGGCCATGTGGTTCCGGAAGCATCGAAAATGCCGGGTTACGCCGACCCGGTGATTATGGCTGCAGGCACATTCGTGCAGGGGGCCAGTATCGAGCTGTCTGCAGACGGGCCGCTGCGTCCGCCCTATCACGCTTATATGCAGGGAGGGCTGACCTTTTCCCATGTGAAGATCGGTGTTCTGACCGCTTTGGACCGCATGTTGACCCATTCTTCTCTGTTTCCTCGACATCCGAATGAAAGCAGGTGA
- a CDS encoding DUF456 domain-containing protein, whose product MELLWWLLIVLCFMIGFAGLFVPVVPDTPMLLAGFGIAHFFVDPEALPLSFWVAAGLITLASMAVDYIAGGIAAKTSGGTNVSVLASVLGAIGFTILLAPFGLGLVGLLFGPMLAVVLVELIQGKSAEQALKVGFATLVGFLGGIFVKGLLMAGLIIWFMILMI is encoded by the coding sequence GTGGAACTATTATGGTGGCTGTTGATCGTTCTTTGTTTCATGATCGGTTTTGCCGGTTTGTTTGTTCCCGTTGTACCCGATACGCCCATGCTGTTGGCCGGATTCGGCATCGCTCATTTCTTTGTGGATCCTGAAGCTCTTCCCCTCTCGTTTTGGGTGGCGGCGGGCTTGATCACGTTGGCATCCATGGCGGTCGATTATATTGCCGGCGGAATTGCCGCTAAAACATCCGGAGGCACCAATGTGTCGGTCCTCGCTTCCGTGTTGGGTGCGATCGGATTTACGATTTTGTTGGCTCCTTTTGGATTGGGCTTGGTCGGTCTTCTCTTCGGTCCGATGCTGGCGGTTGTTTTGGTGGAGTTGATCCAGGGAAAATCGGCGGAACAAGCGCTGAAGGTGGGATTCGCCACGCTGGTCGGCTTCCTGGGCGGTATTTTTGTCAAAGGGCTGCTGATGGCGGGCTTGATCATCTGGTTTATGATCCTTATGATCTGA